A genome region from Alistipes dispar includes the following:
- a CDS encoding helix-turn-helix domain-containing protein — protein sequence MAIIINIDVMMAKRKMSLGELAERVDITPANLSILKNGKAKAIRFSTLEAICRELDCQPGDIIEYRPEPAPEE from the coding sequence ATGGCTATAATAATCAACATAGACGTAATGATGGCCAAACGCAAAATGTCGCTGGGCGAACTGGCCGAACGCGTGGACATCACACCCGCCAACCTCTCGATCCTCAAGAACGGAAAGGCCAAGGCCATCCGTTTCTCGACGCTCGAGGCGATCTGCCGCGAGCTGGACTGCCAGCCGGGGGACATCATCGAATACCGTCCCGAACCGGCCCCGGAAGAGTAA
- a CDS encoding LTA synthase family protein, translating to MQKSIRLVTGLYLKFALLTVVVGLLLRIVLPFNAQTTDTGFAFGEWCEIFLLGAVNDLCAATVGFAFLWLFTMSISRTKYTRPWGYITLGVLTAAFCYVAFFNTIFDEYGSVAPQIAMGVLGYWAASFALRLFLPGIRSHWTTVWFALIVVLCVGLTIFNGVSEYFFWNEFGVRYNFIAVDYLVYTNEVVGNIMESYPIVPMALGIVLVTLVVTWYLFRRDIVRADSLTGWKWKAAAGPAYLAALAAAVGLLHFNTRFQDSPNVYVNELQANGLYKFYDAFVKNSLDYERFYLTRPEAEAERFVHEVYGSTGENLRPVRAERGGEIRRNIVLITIESMSAAYMERFGNEQGLTPTLDSLYRTGLAFNRVYATGNRTVRGLEAVTLSLPPCPGQSIIKRPNNGGMYSTGAVLRDKGYTVKYFYGGNSYFDNMETFFSGNGYEIVDQKDYAPEEITFANIWGVCDEDAYRKVIRTLNEDAASGKPFFAHVMTVSNHRPFTYPAGKIRIPHDAKSRAGGVMYTDYALGRFFAEASKQPWFGNTIFLITADHCASSAGRTEIPLEKYHIPAVILAPGLVEPCEVDGIVSQIDLMPTLFSLLNMSYDSRFYGRSVFDPDYTNRAFIATYQDLGYLEGDTFTILSPVRRVEQYRVVPTEKNPHNLEPAATTDEEQVNRAIAYYQTSCKWHKR from the coding sequence ATGCAAAAAAGCATCCGGCTGGTTACCGGCCTCTATCTCAAATTCGCCCTGCTGACCGTCGTCGTCGGGCTGCTCCTGCGCATCGTCCTGCCGTTCAACGCACAGACGACCGACACGGGATTCGCATTCGGCGAATGGTGCGAAATCTTCCTCCTGGGCGCCGTGAACGACCTCTGCGCCGCGACCGTGGGATTCGCCTTCCTGTGGCTCTTCACGATGAGCATCTCGCGGACGAAATACACCCGTCCGTGGGGATATATCACGCTGGGCGTACTCACCGCAGCATTCTGCTACGTGGCGTTCTTCAATACGATCTTCGACGAATACGGCAGCGTCGCGCCCCAGATCGCAATGGGCGTACTGGGCTATTGGGCCGCCTCGTTCGCCCTGCGGCTCTTCCTGCCCGGAATCCGGAGCCACTGGACAACGGTATGGTTCGCGCTGATCGTCGTCCTCTGCGTGGGACTCACGATATTCAACGGCGTGAGCGAGTACTTCTTCTGGAACGAGTTCGGCGTACGCTACAACTTCATCGCCGTGGATTACCTGGTCTATACGAACGAAGTGGTGGGCAACATCATGGAGTCCTACCCCATCGTGCCGATGGCGCTGGGAATCGTGCTCGTGACGCTCGTGGTCACGTGGTATCTCTTCCGGCGCGACATCGTGCGCGCCGACAGCCTCACGGGCTGGAAATGGAAGGCCGCGGCAGGTCCCGCCTACCTCGCCGCGCTGGCGGCCGCCGTCGGGCTGCTCCACTTCAACACCCGTTTCCAGGACAGCCCGAACGTTTACGTGAACGAACTGCAAGCGAACGGGCTTTACAAGTTCTACGACGCCTTCGTCAAGAACAGCCTCGACTACGAACGGTTCTACCTCACGCGCCCCGAAGCCGAGGCCGAACGCTTCGTGCACGAGGTGTACGGCAGTACGGGCGAGAACCTGCGCCCCGTACGGGCCGAACGGGGGGGGGAAATCCGGCGCAATATCGTGCTCATCACGATCGAGAGCATGAGCGCCGCGTACATGGAGCGTTTCGGCAACGAACAGGGGCTGACCCCGACGCTCGATTCGCTCTATCGCACGGGCCTCGCCTTCAACCGTGTCTATGCCACGGGCAACCGCACCGTTCGCGGGCTGGAGGCCGTCACCCTCTCGCTCCCGCCCTGCCCCGGGCAGAGCATCATCAAGCGGCCGAACAACGGCGGCATGTACTCCACGGGAGCCGTGCTGCGCGACAAGGGCTACACGGTGAAGTATTTCTACGGAGGCAACAGCTATTTCGACAACATGGAGACCTTCTTCTCGGGCAACGGCTACGAGATCGTGGACCAGAAGGACTATGCCCCCGAGGAGATCACCTTCGCCAACATCTGGGGCGTATGTGACGAGGATGCCTACCGGAAGGTCATCCGCACGCTCAACGAGGACGCCGCCTCCGGGAAACCCTTCTTCGCCCACGTCATGACCGTCAGCAACCACCGTCCCTTCACCTACCCGGCCGGAAAGATACGCATACCGCACGATGCCAAATCGCGCGCCGGAGGCGTCATGTACACCGACTATGCGCTGGGGCGGTTCTTCGCCGAGGCATCGAAGCAGCCGTGGTTCGGCAACACGATCTTCCTCATCACGGCCGACCACTGCGCGTCGAGCGCAGGCCGCACGGAGATTCCGCTGGAGAAATACCACATTCCGGCCGTGATCCTCGCCCCGGGGCTCGTAGAGCCGTGCGAAGTGGACGGAATCGTCTCGCAAATCGACCTCATGCCCACGCTGTTCTCGCTGCTCAACATGAGCTACGACTCCCGGTTCTACGGTCGCAGCGTCTTCGACCCCGACTACACGAACCGCGCCTTCATCGCCACCTATCAGGACCTCGGATACCTCGAAGGCGACACCTTCACGATCCTGTCGCCCGTGCGCCGCGTCGAGCAGTACCGCGTGGTTCCCACGGAAAAAAATCCGCACAACCTCGAACCGGCCGCAACGACCGACGAGGAGCAGGTGAACCGCGCCATCGCCTATTACCAGACCTCGTGCAAGTGGCACAAGCGGTAG
- a CDS encoding endonuclease/exonuclease/phosphatase family protein has translation MKKILLTGLFAVLIAAGFAQKPYKVVFYNFENLFDTIDDPGVNDTEFTPEGPKKWNAYKYAKKIGNLERVLFDIASADGDFPIVIGVSEVENRSVMEDVIATPKLSKGNYRIVHYDSPDLRGIDVGFYYRPDVFKLEGSAAIPFRMPDMPDFRTRDFVTMWGTIEDEPFFFLVSHWPSRLGGQAASASKRMAAAEQVRAIVDSVQRADPATKVVVMGDLNDDATDRSIVEGLRAKGRIGEVGPGDMFNPFIALLKAGYGSLAYRDDWNLFDNIIVSDNLATGSTGELKIRPVGDTKFYGGIFRRPYMIQKEGQYKGYPLRTFVGNNFQGGFSDHLPAYIYIAK, from the coding sequence ATGAAGAAAATCCTTTTGACAGGTCTGTTTGCCGTGCTCATCGCGGCAGGCTTTGCGCAGAAGCCCTACAAAGTGGTCTTCTACAACTTCGAGAACCTGTTCGACACGATCGACGATCCGGGTGTGAACGACACGGAGTTCACGCCCGAGGGGCCGAAGAAGTGGAACGCGTACAAGTACGCGAAGAAGATCGGCAACCTGGAGCGCGTGCTGTTCGACATCGCCTCCGCGGACGGAGATTTCCCGATCGTGATCGGCGTTTCGGAGGTCGAGAACCGCTCGGTGATGGAGGACGTGATCGCCACCCCGAAGCTTTCGAAGGGCAACTACCGGATCGTGCACTACGATTCGCCCGATCTCCGCGGTATCGACGTGGGTTTCTACTACCGTCCCGACGTCTTCAAACTCGAAGGCAGCGCAGCCATTCCGTTCCGGATGCCCGACATGCCCGATTTCCGTACGCGCGATTTCGTGACGATGTGGGGCACGATCGAGGATGAGCCGTTCTTCTTCCTCGTGAGCCACTGGCCCTCGCGTCTGGGCGGCCAGGCCGCTTCGGCATCCAAGCGCATGGCCGCCGCCGAGCAGGTTCGCGCGATCGTCGATTCGGTGCAGCGTGCCGATCCCGCCACGAAGGTGGTCGTGATGGGCGACCTGAACGACGATGCCACCGATCGGAGCATCGTCGAGGGACTCCGTGCCAAGGGCCGGATCGGCGAGGTCGGTCCGGGCGACATGTTCAACCCCTTCATTGCGCTGCTCAAGGCGGGATACGGTTCGCTGGCCTACCGCGACGACTGGAACCTGTTCGACAACATCATCGTTTCGGACAACCTGGCCACGGGTTCGACCGGCGAGCTGAAGATCCGGCCCGTCGGCGATACGAAGTTCTACGGAGGCATCTTCCGCCGTCCCTACATGATCCAGAAGGAGGGGCAGTACAAGGGCTATCCGCTCCGGACGTTCGTGGGCAACAATTTCCAGGGCGGTTTCAGCGACCACCTTCCGGCCTATATCTACATTGCAAAATAA
- a CDS encoding carboxypeptidase-like regulatory domain-containing protein: MKLKVFLFLMLAAVTASSYAQEGGIRGKVVSRNGRAALSDVEVTIESLGLTARTNRDGEFLFENLPAGDYTVQFSTPEFEDLEVMVRVSDEFVRDLKSVVIVPTGMFSTVDGAVFAESDDDAVSDMQALPGKLSSSKDLFSNIASYRFSEMRFNVRGLDAQYSDIMLNGIRFNDAMTGYGPWSLWSGLNDATRNQENVTGLEMMDYGIGGIGGMTNINARASQMRKGFRVSVSNANQLYRFRAMVSYASGQLDNGWSYAFSFGTRQGGNGYVDGIYYNAYSYFASAEKLFGDNHRLGLTIMASPTERGAQQASTDEAYALFGNNYYNPNVGYQAGKLRNSRVRDMHEPIVMLTYTWDMSERTRLNAATSLRFGKNGYSALTWNGGPDPRGDYYRYLPSYAFGQVIPGETSDQTIYFDTQKALERAMAWTGMLDFDDFYSKNKYIDTELKNIPGLEELAGKQYRSNYILEERHTDQIDYNFAASVQHEMRNDMRILGGVNLRANRTWYYDEIKDLMGGDYWYDIDKFAERDMSSTLAAQNDLDYYEATGHARIAREGDKFSYNYRAHLFEGNAWALYSWRTGGFSMSVAGELGYSSMYREGLWRKGLFPNNSKGDSKTLDYLTYTAKGNFGYKFSRAHSLEANVAVMQQAPKFATAFVSPRTRNTTTPGLKAEKIFGVDLTYNLNLPYVKARVSGYYTTFEDQSKVISFYDDTRSSFTNFAMSGIDKRHYGLELGLSVPVWNGLSVVGALSWGDYTYTSNPDFVQTVDNVDKIVLRDKVSWDGYHVESTPQLALNVGLDYRGPQNWFASVNFNYYDDLYLSMNPMYRTAKAIEYYTNILSSSTSTTEQQVSALRSIKTIRAQERFDGVYTLSASVGKNWYIRRDYMLGFSLEVKNILNNQDIHTGGYEQMRMNRVRASNGETRYSRFDSKYFYMLGTNYYLNVYFRF; the protein is encoded by the coding sequence ATGAAACTGAAAGTTTTCCTTTTTCTGATGCTCGCGGCCGTGACCGCCTCCTCCTATGCGCAGGAGGGAGGCATCCGCGGCAAGGTGGTTTCGCGCAACGGACGCGCGGCGCTGAGCGACGTGGAGGTGACCATCGAATCGCTGGGCCTCACCGCCCGGACGAACCGGGATGGTGAATTTCTCTTCGAGAACCTGCCTGCCGGCGACTATACGGTGCAGTTCTCGACGCCCGAGTTCGAGGACCTCGAAGTGATGGTCCGCGTGAGCGACGAGTTCGTCCGCGACCTCAAGTCGGTGGTGATCGTGCCGACGGGCATGTTCTCCACCGTGGACGGAGCGGTCTTCGCCGAGTCGGACGATGACGCCGTGTCCGACATGCAGGCGCTGCCCGGAAAGCTCTCCTCGTCGAAGGACCTGTTCAGCAATATCGCCTCGTACCGTTTCAGCGAGATGCGTTTCAACGTCCGCGGTCTCGATGCGCAGTATTCGGACATCATGCTCAACGGCATCCGTTTCAACGACGCCATGACGGGTTACGGCCCCTGGTCGTTGTGGAGCGGCCTGAATGACGCGACGCGCAACCAGGAGAATGTCACGGGGCTGGAGATGATGGATTACGGCATCGGCGGCATCGGCGGCATGACCAACATCAACGCCCGCGCTTCGCAGATGCGCAAGGGATTCCGCGTGAGCGTGTCGAACGCCAACCAGCTCTACCGCTTCCGGGCGATGGTCTCCTATGCATCCGGACAGCTCGACAACGGCTGGTCGTACGCCTTCTCGTTCGGAACGCGTCAGGGCGGCAACGGCTATGTGGACGGAATCTACTATAACGCCTATTCCTATTTCGCGTCGGCCGAGAAGCTCTTCGGCGACAATCACCGGCTGGGCCTTACGATCATGGCTTCGCCCACGGAGCGCGGTGCGCAGCAGGCCTCGACCGACGAGGCTTACGCCCTGTTCGGCAACAACTACTACAATCCCAACGTGGGTTATCAGGCGGGCAAGCTCCGCAACTCGCGCGTGCGCGACATGCACGAGCCGATCGTGATGCTGACCTATACGTGGGACATGTCCGAGCGCACGCGGCTGAACGCCGCCACGTCGCTCCGCTTCGGCAAGAACGGTTATTCGGCACTGACATGGAACGGAGGACCCGACCCGCGCGGCGACTACTACCGCTACCTGCCGTCGTACGCCTTCGGACAGGTCATTCCGGGCGAGACGTCGGACCAGACGATCTATTTCGATACGCAGAAGGCGCTCGAGCGCGCGATGGCGTGGACGGGTATGCTCGACTTCGACGACTTCTATTCGAAGAACAAGTACATCGACACCGAGCTGAAGAACATCCCCGGGCTGGAGGAGCTGGCCGGCAAGCAGTACCGCTCGAACTACATCCTCGAGGAGCGTCATACCGACCAGATCGACTACAATTTCGCCGCCAGCGTGCAGCACGAGATGCGTAACGACATGCGGATTCTGGGCGGCGTGAACCTGCGCGCCAACCGGACGTGGTATTACGACGAGATCAAGGACCTGATGGGCGGCGACTATTGGTACGACATCGACAAATTCGCCGAGCGCGACATGTCGAGCACCCTGGCGGCCCAGAACGATCTGGACTACTACGAGGCCACGGGCCACGCCCGCATCGCCCGCGAAGGCGACAAGTTCAGCTACAACTACCGTGCGCACCTGTTCGAGGGCAATGCCTGGGCGCTCTATTCGTGGCGCACCGGCGGCTTCTCGATGAGCGTGGCCGGCGAGCTGGGCTACTCTTCGATGTATCGCGAGGGTCTTTGGCGCAAGGGGCTCTTCCCGAACAACTCGAAGGGCGATTCGAAGACGCTCGACTACCTGACCTATACGGCCAAGGGCAACTTCGGCTACAAGTTCTCGCGCGCCCACTCGCTCGAGGCCAACGTCGCCGTCATGCAGCAGGCTCCCAAGTTCGCCACGGCGTTCGTTTCGCCCCGCACGCGCAACACCACCACGCCGGGCCTGAAGGCCGAAAAGATTTTCGGCGTCGATCTGACCTACAACCTCAATCTGCCGTATGTCAAGGCTCGCGTTTCGGGATACTATACGACCTTCGAGGACCAGTCCAAGGTCATCTCCTTCTACGACGACACGCGCAGCTCGTTCACCAACTTCGCCATGAGCGGCATCGACAAGCGCCACTACGGTCTCGAGCTGGGACTCTCGGTTCCCGTCTGGAACGGCCTTTCGGTGGTCGGCGCCCTGAGCTGGGGCGACTACACCTATACGTCGAATCCCGACTTCGTGCAGACGGTGGACAACGTGGACAAGATCGTGCTGCGCGACAAGGTGTCGTGGGACGGCTACCACGTGGAGAGCACCCCGCAACTGGCGCTGAACGTCGGACTGGACTACCGCGGTCCGCAGAACTGGTTCGCCTCGGTGAACTTCAACTACTACGATGACCTTTACCTCTCGATGAACCCCATGTACCGCACGGCCAAGGCCATCGAATACTACACGAACATCCTTTCCAGCTCGACCTCCACCACCGAACAGCAGGTGTCGGCCCTGCGGTCGATCAAGACGATCCGTGCGCAGGAGCGTTTCGACGGTGTTTATACGCTGAGCGCCAGCGTGGGCAAGAACTGGTATATCCGCCGCGACTACATGCTGGGCTTCAGCCTCGAGGTGAAGAACATTCTCAACAACCAGGATATCCATACCGGCGGTTACGAGCAGATGCGTATGAACCGCGTGCGCGCCAGCAACGGCGAGACGCGTTACAGCCGTTTCGATTCGAAGTATTTCTACATGCTGGGTACGAACTACTATCTGAATGTCTATTTCCGATTCTAA
- a CDS encoding DUF2975 domain-containing protein, with product MQNKKTLLQRLLVIYITFFIVLVASIAHSVLTDFTRGAAEGVELGEDIAEKWSSGTPRMIYMLDNIRITETPDDAIRIAPATPGAEVRAEVKRLGLVVEEPAPGASPLSLAFRSIGGSGWLYALVLLGPLFYAVIIVLMFMIIHSLRRSIREERTLDRRNVWYLRSIGLLTIAAELIGSAVDWVMSRRAAELLAGNGYAVDTGFHVSYSMVIMGILILFAAEVFAIGQNLSEEQKLTI from the coding sequence ATGCAGAACAAAAAAACACTCCTGCAACGCCTGCTGGTCATCTACATCACGTTTTTCATCGTGCTGGTGGCGAGCATCGCGCACAGCGTCCTGACCGACTTCACGCGGGGAGCCGCCGAGGGGGTCGAACTCGGCGAGGACATCGCCGAGAAATGGAGCTCGGGGACGCCGCGCATGATCTACATGCTGGACAACATCCGGATCACGGAGACGCCCGACGACGCCATACGGATCGCTCCGGCGACACCCGGAGCGGAGGTCCGCGCCGAAGTCAAACGCCTCGGACTGGTCGTCGAGGAGCCCGCGCCCGGCGCATCGCCGCTCTCGCTGGCGTTCCGCTCGATCGGCGGCAGCGGATGGCTTTACGCGCTGGTGCTGCTCGGACCGCTCTTCTACGCCGTAATCATCGTGCTCATGTTCATGATAATCCATTCGCTGCGCCGCTCCATACGCGAAGAGCGCACGCTCGACAGGCGCAACGTCTGGTATCTGCGCTCGATCGGCCTGCTGACGATCGCCGCAGAGCTGATCGGCTCGGCCGTGGACTGGGTGATGAGCCGCCGCGCCGCGGAACTGCTCGCCGGAAACGGCTATGCCGTGGACACGGGATTCCACGTCTCCTACTCCATGGTCATCATGGGGATTCTGATTCTCTTCGCCGCCGAAGTCTTCGCCATAGGCCAGAACCTGAGCGAGGAACAGAAGCTCACGATCTAA
- a CDS encoding DUF5689 domain-containing protein produces MKRLRILLALAVGVLAAGCYNDFDTPAPKKLFTDEDMTVLGLEHVTIKEVKEMFESKCGGLSGTGTNSDFASTRTLKFGTKTTDEKDFEGLYEWPEASNFYIKGKVISSDRQGNIYKSLHIYDGTAAIELKLYSGLFMDFYLDLEDMISQWVYVRLDGLYLGNYRMMLSIGGAPSDGYNTAGRHKFYANSNLDDPKVASLNVFAGEKTTLEESDILEVTPETYTQLGKDDLGRLVRFKDVKVRYAGVTYKDDNGVEQSPSAIKNGSYENPYPSWIVTDWGDAQFGTWYYWAYNRNNVRLYGSVMISYNDEAEYTSDPGIYTVRTSGYSQFAMKPIPKDGTTGTVLGIYGIYSQRSNFTGGANDYAQYQISVSRLEDLDFPESSLLTEEWIQANTPAESLKPPVKVGGDDYENE; encoded by the coding sequence ATGAAAAGATTGCGTATATTATTGGCTCTTGCGGTCGGCGTGCTTGCCGCGGGGTGCTACAACGACTTCGACACTCCGGCTCCCAAGAAACTCTTTACCGACGAGGATATGACGGTGCTGGGACTGGAGCATGTGACGATCAAAGAGGTCAAGGAGATGTTCGAATCCAAGTGCGGGGGCTTGTCGGGTACGGGTACGAACAGCGACTTCGCATCGACCCGGACGCTGAAGTTCGGCACGAAGACGACCGACGAGAAGGACTTCGAGGGGTTGTACGAATGGCCCGAAGCCTCGAACTTCTACATCAAGGGCAAGGTGATCAGCAGCGACCGGCAGGGCAATATCTACAAGTCGCTCCACATCTACGACGGCACGGCCGCCATCGAGCTGAAGCTTTACAGCGGCCTGTTCATGGATTTCTACCTCGATCTGGAGGACATGATCAGCCAGTGGGTGTACGTGCGCCTCGACGGGCTCTATCTGGGCAACTACCGCATGATGCTTTCGATCGGCGGCGCGCCGTCGGACGGTTACAACACGGCCGGCCGGCACAAGTTCTACGCCAATTCGAACCTCGACGACCCGAAGGTGGCGTCGCTCAACGTCTTCGCCGGCGAAAAGACGACCCTCGAGGAGTCGGATATCCTCGAAGTCACTCCCGAAACCTACACGCAGTTGGGCAAGGACGACCTCGGCCGTCTGGTGCGTTTCAAGGATGTAAAGGTCCGCTATGCCGGTGTTACGTATAAGGACGACAACGGGGTGGAGCAATCGCCCTCCGCGATCAAGAACGGCTCCTACGAGAATCCCTATCCGAGCTGGATCGTGACCGACTGGGGCGACGCGCAGTTCGGTACGTGGTACTATTGGGCCTACAACCGGAACAACGTCCGTCTCTACGGTTCGGTGATGATCTCCTACAACGACGAGGCCGAGTACACCTCCGATCCGGGTATCTATACGGTGCGCACGAGCGGTTATTCGCAGTTCGCCATGAAGCCGATCCCGAAGGACGGTACGACGGGCACGGTGCTGGGCATCTACGGCATCTACTCGCAGCGGAGCAATTTTACGGGCGGGGCCAACGACTATGCGCAGTACCAGATTTCGGTCAGCCGCCTCGAAGACCTCGACTTTCCCGAGAGTTCGCTGCTCACCGAGGAGTGGATCCAGGCCAATACCCCGGCCGAATCGCTGAAGCCGCCCGTGAAGGTCGGCGGCGACGACTACGAGAACGAATAG
- a CDS encoding M16 family metallopeptidase → MLAAAVFAAGSAMAQFDPMQPIPADKEVRTGRLDNGLTYYIRHNEKPKGQADFYILHNVGAIQEEDDQQGLAHFLEHMAFNGTKNLPGKQLIEYLETVGVKFGYNLNAGTSWDQTVYNISDVPTSRQGIIDSAMLILHDWSHFIALRPEEIDSERGVIMEELRTRDGASWRSTMKLLQALGKGTRYEHRNLIGYLDGLKSFEHDALERFYKKWYRPDYQAIVIVGDLDAEATEARLKSLMADIPAPAADAAQKEVIVVPDNEEPIVSIYTDPEMQGSRVQLFIKRPAMPTQMNDKVAWEVVNVIESFLTTMENARLQEIAMQPDAPFLGAGMGSGDVIGIIPTLNATAFTAMTQDGKLAEGFEALYTEMEKIRRHGFTQSEFERAQENLMRQVERTYANRNDRTNEQFVNIYLENYRKNEPMPDAETEWKLDSMLIKMLNVETVNAFAKETIQPTNQVIVITAPEKEGIANPTEEEILAIREKVTASEIEAYEDDVVKEPLIPEGTQLKGSPVKKTVENKEYGATVWTLANGTQIVVKPTKFKADEVRMNAQSKGGLSILPDAEYYMGEMMPAVSSMSGVGKFSATELRKQLSGKSATVQPSVGEYASAVNASCSPKDIETMLQLVYLNFTQPRFDRNDYDNLMKMLRTQLENAKSNPDFQMQEKVIDVLYGHNPRRQVISTELLDEFSFEALPAIYKKLYPDGNSFRFTFVGNIDPETLKPLVEKYIGSIPASKKPMTFADDKAYPVKGEVTEDFSTPMQQPKVSVNYTFTGDMDYSLENKAALSFLTQALNSRYLVSIREEKGGTYGVQVYGSTDWIPRETYTMTIAFDTNAEMADELCEIILKELRTIAEEGPLTEDIEKHREFMLKNWKNSLDENGPWMQYLQAKYGSGLDYLAGQEQAIRSLTNADVQTLAKKILDDGNMVKVVMRPEANEDK, encoded by the coding sequence ATGCTGGCCGCAGCGGTGTTCGCCGCAGGCAGCGCAATGGCACAATTCGATCCGATGCAGCCGATACCGGCGGACAAGGAGGTCCGCACGGGCAGGCTCGACAACGGATTGACCTACTACATCCGGCACAACGAAAAGCCCAAGGGGCAGGCCGACTTCTACATCCTGCACAACGTGGGCGCCATCCAGGAGGAGGACGACCAGCAGGGTCTGGCCCACTTCCTCGAACACATGGCCTTCAACGGCACGAAGAACCTCCCCGGAAAACAGCTCATCGAGTACCTGGAGACCGTCGGCGTGAAATTCGGCTACAACCTCAACGCCGGCACGAGCTGGGACCAGACGGTTTACAACATTTCGGACGTCCCGACCTCGCGTCAGGGAATCATCGACTCGGCCATGCTGATCCTGCACGACTGGTCGCACTTCATCGCGCTCCGGCCCGAGGAGATCGACTCCGAGCGCGGCGTCATCATGGAGGAGCTGCGCACGCGCGACGGCGCTTCGTGGCGTTCGACGATGAAGCTGCTGCAAGCTTTGGGCAAGGGCACGCGCTACGAGCACCGCAACCTGATCGGTTACCTCGACGGACTGAAGAGCTTCGAGCACGACGCGCTGGAGCGCTTCTACAAGAAATGGTACCGCCCCGACTACCAGGCGATCGTCATCGTCGGCGATCTGGACGCCGAGGCCACGGAAGCCAGGCTCAAGTCGCTGATGGCCGACATTCCCGCCCCGGCGGCCGACGCCGCCCAGAAGGAGGTGATCGTCGTGCCCGACAACGAGGAGCCGATCGTCAGCATCTACACCGACCCCGAAATGCAGGGTTCGCGCGTGCAGCTCTTCATCAAGCGCCCGGCCATGCCGACGCAGATGAACGACAAGGTGGCCTGGGAAGTGGTCAATGTGATCGAATCCTTCCTGACGACCATGGAGAACGCCCGCCTGCAGGAGATCGCCATGCAGCCCGACGCACCGTTCCTCGGCGCCGGCATGGGCTCGGGCGACGTCATCGGCATCATCCCGACGCTCAACGCCACGGCCTTCACCGCCATGACGCAGGACGGCAAGCTGGCCGAAGGCTTCGAGGCCCTCTATACCGAGATGGAGAAGATCCGCCGCCACGGATTCACGCAGAGCGAGTTCGAGCGGGCGCAGGAGAACCTGATGCGCCAGGTGGAACGCACCTACGCCAACCGCAACGACCGCACCAACGAGCAGTTCGTGAACATCTATCTGGAGAACTACCGCAAGAACGAACCGATGCCGGACGCCGAGACCGAATGGAAGCTCGACAGCATGCTCATCAAGATGCTGAACGTCGAGACGGTGAACGCCTTCGCCAAGGAGACCATACAGCCGACGAACCAGGTGATCGTCATCACGGCTCCCGAGAAGGAGGGCATCGCGAACCCGACCGAGGAGGAGATTCTCGCCATCCGCGAGAAGGTGACCGCCTCGGAAATCGAAGCCTACGAGGACGACGTGGTGAAGGAGCCGCTGATCCCCGAAGGGACCCAGCTGAAGGGTTCGCCCGTGAAGAAGACCGTGGAGAACAAGGAGTACGGCGCGACGGTGTGGACGCTCGCCAACGGCACGCAGATCGTCGTGAAGCCCACGAAGTTCAAGGCCGACGAGGTGCGCATGAACGCGCAGTCGAAAGGCGGTCTGTCGATCCTGCCGGACGCCGAGTACTACATGGGCGAGATGATGCCCGCCGTAAGTTCGATGTCGGGCGTGGGCAAGTTCTCCGCTACGGAACTCCGCAAGCAGCTCTCGGGCAAATCGGCCACCGTACAACCTTCGGTGGGCGAATACGCCAGCGCGGTGAACGCCTCGTGCTCGCCCAAGGACATCGAGACGATGCTCCAGTTGGTTTACCTGAACTTCACGCAGCCGCGCTTCGACCGCAACGACTACGACAACCTGATGAAGATGCTCCGCACGCAGCTCGAGAACGCGAAGTCGAACCCCGACTTCCAGATGCAGGAGAAGGTCATCGACGTCCTCTACGGCCATAACCCGCGCCGCCAGGTGATCTCGACCGAACTGCTCGACGAATTCAGCTTCGAGGCGCTGCCCGCGATCTACAAGAAGCTCTATCCCGACGGCAACAGCTTCCGCTTCACGTTCGTCGGCAATATCGACCCCGAGACGCTCAAGCCGCTCGTGGAGAAATACATCGGCTCGATCCCCGCCTCGAAGAAGCCCATGACGTTCGCGGACGACAAGGCCTATCCGGTGAAGGGCGAAGTGACCGAGGATTTCAGCACCCCGATGCAGCAGCCGAAGGTTTCGGTCAATTACACCTTCACGGGCGACATGGACTACTCGCTCGAAAACAAGGCGGCCCTCTCGTTCCTCACGCAGGCGCTCAACTCGCGTTACCTGGTTTCGATCCGCGAGGAGAAGGGCGGCACGTACGGCGTGCAGGTTTACGGATCGACGGATTGGATTCCGCGCGAGACCTACACCATGACGATCGCCTTCGACACCAACGCCGAAATGGCCGACGAGCTGTGCGAAATCATCCTCAAGGAGCTGCGCACGATCGCCGAGGAGGGTCCGCTGACCGAGGACATCGAGAAACACCGCGAGTTCATGCTCAAGAACTGGAAGAACAGCCTCGACGAGAACGGCCCGTGGATGCAGTACCTGCAGGCCAAATACGGCTCGGGACTCGACTACCTCGCCGGACAGGAGCAGGCGATCCGCTCGCTCACCAATGCCGACGTGCAGACGCTGGCCAAAAAGATCCTCGACGACGGCAACATGGTGAAAGTCGTCATGCGCCCGGAAGCGAACGAAGATAAATAG